A single genomic interval of Croceibacter atlanticus HTCC2559 harbors:
- a CDS encoding cell division protein ZapA, whose translation MADKLKIKLSIADRVYPMSINPKQEEALRKATKSIEQMIKQFEQNYAVRDKQDVLAMCALQFASKTVQMTIDDQGEVAEIEDKLKNLNLFLEQQLT comes from the coding sequence ATGGCCGACAAACTGAAAATAAAATTATCTATAGCAGATAGAGTTTATCCAATGTCGATAAACCCTAAGCAGGAAGAGGCGTTAAGAAAAGCCACGAAGAGTATAGAGCAAATGATTAAGCAGTTTGAGCAAAATTATGCAGTAAGAGATAAGCAAGATGTATTAGCAATGTGTGCGTTGCAGTTTGCATCTAAGACTGTACAGATGACCATAGACGACCAAGGTGAGGTTGCAGAAATAGAAGACAAATTGAAAAACTTGAACCTCTTTCTGGAACAACAATTAACCTAA
- the rny gene encoding ribonuclease Y: protein MSTTILYFTIIGVIGVAIGYIIAKMIERSASSKIITDAEKSAATIIKDAKTEGESIKKDKILQAKEKFIELKSEHEKVINSREKKMSDAEKRTRDKESKISSELGRNKKLNSELDDKLKDYNHRIDYLEKKQAEIDKVHTQKVQQLEVISGLSADDAKDQLMESLKETAKTDAMAMIQNTIEDAKMTAQQEAKKIVINTIQRIGTEEAIDNCVSVFNLESDDVKGRIIGREGRNIRAIEAATGVEIIVDDTPEAIILSCFDSVRREVARLSLHKLVTDGRIHPARIEEVVKKTRKAIDEEIIEVGKRTVIDLGIHGLHPELIKMVGRMKYRSSYGQNLLQHSREVAKLCGVMAAELGVNAKLAKRAGLLHDIGKVPETEMETPHAILGMEMAQKYGEKDDVCNAIGAHHDEIEMKSLLSPIIQVCDAISGARPGARRQVLDSYIQRLKDLEDIAFGFTGVKKAYAIQAGRELRVIVESEKVNDDKASNLSFEISQKIQTDMTYPGQVKVTVIRETRAVNIAK, encoded by the coding sequence ATGAGCACTACAATACTTTACTTTACCATTATTGGCGTTATAGGCGTTGCAATTGGGTATATCATTGCTAAAATGATAGAAAGATCTGCATCATCTAAGATCATTACAGATGCAGAAAAATCTGCAGCTACGATCATAAAAGATGCTAAAACAGAAGGCGAAAGCATAAAGAAAGATAAAATACTTCAAGCTAAAGAAAAGTTTATCGAGCTAAAATCTGAGCACGAAAAAGTAATAAACAGTAGAGAGAAAAAAATGTCTGATGCCGAGAAACGCACCAGAGATAAAGAGTCTAAAATTTCTAGTGAATTAGGTAGAAATAAAAAACTAAATTCAGAATTAGATGATAAGCTAAAAGACTACAACCATCGTATAGACTACCTAGAAAAGAAGCAGGCAGAAATAGATAAAGTACACACTCAAAAAGTACAACAGTTAGAGGTAATAAGTGGCCTTTCTGCAGATGATGCTAAGGACCAACTTATGGAATCTTTAAAGGAAACAGCCAAGACAGATGCAATGGCTATGATCCAAAATACTATTGAAGATGCCAAGATGACTGCCCAACAAGAAGCTAAGAAAATTGTAATAAATACAATACAACGTATAGGTACAGAAGAAGCAATAGATAATTGCGTGTCTGTATTTAACTTAGAGAGTGACGATGTAAAAGGACGTATTATTGGTCGTGAAGGACGTAATATTCGTGCTATTGAAGCTGCAACAGGAGTAGAGATTATTGTAGATGACACTCCAGAAGCTATAATACTTTCTTGTTTTGATTCTGTGCGAAGAGAAGTAGCTAGATTATCACTTCATAAATTGGTAACAGATGGAAGAATTCACCCAGCACGAATTGAAGAGGTTGTTAAGAAAACACGTAAAGCAATTGATGAAGAGATTATCGAAGTAGGTAAACGCACAGTAATCGATTTAGGTATTCACGGTCTACATCCAGAACTTATTAAAATGGTAGGACGTATGAAATACCGTTCGTCTTACGGTCAAAACTTATTACAACACTCAAGAGAGGTTGCAAAACTTTGTGGTGTTATGGCTGCAGAGCTTGGGGTTAACGCAAAACTTGCTAAACGTGCAGGATTATTACACGATATAGGTAAGGTTCCAGAAACAGAAATGGAAACACCACACGCTATTTTAGGTATGGAAATGGCTCAGAAATATGGAGAGAAAGATGATGTGTGTAACGCTATTGGAGCTCACCATGATGAAATAGAAATGAAATCTCTATTATCTCCAATAATTCAAGTGTGTGATGCTATTAGTGGTGCAAGACCAGGCGCGAGAAGACAGGTATTAGATTCTTATATACAACGTCTTAAAGACTTGGAAGATATAGCATTTGGGTTTACAGGTGTAAAGAAAGCTTATGCTATACAAGCTGGACGCGAGCTTCGTGTTATTGTAGAAAGCGAAAAAGTAAATGATGATAAAGCTTCAAACTTATCTTTTGAAATTTCTCAGAAAATACAAACAGATATGACGTATCCAGGACAAGTTAAAGTAACTGTTATACGTGAAACACGCGCAGTAAATATTGCTAAATAA
- the mazG gene encoding nucleoside triphosphate pyrophosphohydrolase, which yields MNSRKDQLKALDRLLTIMDELREQCPWDKKQTMQSLRHLTIEETYELGDAILDNDLDEVKKELGDVLLHIVFYSKIGSETKDFDIADVANSICDKLIDRHPHIYGDVKVENEEDVKRNWENLKLKEGKTSVLEGVPKSLPALVKASRIQDKVSGVGFDWEEPQQVFEKLKEELEELQHEVTEDNQDLIEAEFGDVLFSMINYARFLKVNPENALERTNKKFIKRFQYLEQKAKQQGKALADMTLTEMDVYWNEAKML from the coding sequence ATGAACAGTCGAAAAGATCAATTAAAAGCATTAGATCGGTTATTAACCATAATGGATGAATTGCGAGAGCAATGTCCTTGGGATAAGAAACAGACTATGCAAAGCTTAAGACATCTTACTATAGAGGAGACTTACGAGCTTGGCGATGCTATTTTAGATAACGATTTAGACGAGGTAAAGAAAGAGTTAGGAGATGTGCTTTTACACATTGTTTTCTATTCTAAAATAGGCAGTGAAACTAAAGATTTTGATATTGCAGATGTAGCCAACTCAATTTGTGATAAATTAATAGATAGGCATCCGCATATTTATGGAGATGTTAAGGTAGAGAACGAAGAAGATGTTAAACGAAATTGGGAAAATTTAAAGCTTAAAGAAGGTAAGACTAGTGTGTTAGAAGGTGTGCCTAAATCTTTACCAGCTTTAGTTAAAGCAAGTCGAATTCAAGATAAGGTTTCAGGTGTAGGGTTTGACTGGGAAGAACCACAACAAGTGTTTGAAAAACTCAAAGAAGAACTTGAAGAACTGCAACACGAAGTAACCGAAGACAATCAAGATCTTATAGAAGCTGAATTTGGCGATGTTTTATTCTCAATGATTAACTACGCCAGATTTTTAAAAGTAAACCCAGAAAACGCATTAGAGCGTACTAATAAGAAATTTATTAAACGTTTTCAATACCTAGAACAAAAAGCCAAGCAACAAGGGAAAGCACTTGCAGATATGACCTTGACTGAAATGGATGTGTATTGGAACGAGGCTAAGATGCTTTAA
- a CDS encoding class I SAM-dependent methyltransferase: MIPTKHLTCPLCDGKVFLYSEALNRRYYKCSNCDGVHLSKEFQLTPQEEKQRYLEHDNDVNDKGYQDFVQPIVNAVIRDFKPIDNGLDFGCGTGPVIAKLLKEKGYNLTLYDPYFKALNKPLKRNYAYIFCCEVIEHFNSPKNEFTLLHNLLKEDAKLYCKTGLLKDSINFENWWYKNDKTHVFFYTPTTLKWIASHYNFKSVDITSKLITFTT, from the coding sequence ATGATACCGACAAAACACCTTACCTGTCCACTTTGTGATGGTAAGGTGTTTTTATATTCTGAAGCTTTAAATAGGCGTTATTATAAATGCTCTAATTGTGATGGAGTGCATCTTTCAAAAGAGTTTCAGCTTACACCACAAGAAGAAAAACAACGTTATTTAGAGCACGACAACGATGTGAATGACAAAGGTTATCAGGACTTTGTACAACCAATAGTAAATGCTGTAATAAGAGATTTTAAACCAATAGATAATGGTTTAGACTTTGGTTGTGGCACAGGACCTGTTATTGCTAAGTTACTTAAGGAGAAAGGTTACAACCTTACATTATATGATCCCTATTTTAAGGCCTTAAACAAACCCTTAAAACGTAATTATGCTTATATTTTTTGTTGTGAAGTTATAGAGCACTTTAACTCTCCCAAAAATGAGTTTACCTTATTACATAATCTTCTAAAGGAAGATGCAAAGCTTTATTGTAAAACAGGACTCTTAAAAGACAGTATAAATTTTGAGAATTGGTGGTATAAGAATGACAAAACACATGTGTTTTTTTACACACCAACCACGCTAAAATGGATAGCATCACATTATAATTTTAAAAGTGTAGATATCACTTCTAAACTCATTACGTTTACTACTTAA
- a CDS encoding DUF349 domain-containing protein: MSDKEHTPEHEEQQQNETASTSKEVPTEPADQLVETPEDQSDLEKSIVAEREDKSEKKDTSVISESDDEDETPQQNPTTAKGTNKAVNVEEANDTAHEDAMVEESEKPSESSSTSKNSEDDTDHEDAMVAEASSKTPRDAQEEVDNAVAEDSEDESTGERHDIEKKNYEELSQEDLVKELETLLKNEKVQAIKEHVDEIRTEFNNKFDEESEQKKEEFLEEGGNIIDFHYVTPIKKKFDSVYFDYREKRNNHYKQLKRDLTENLKKREAIIEELKNMIGVGNDMHSNFNDFKKLQERWRQAGPIPRDKYNLVWNNYHHHVENFYDFLHLDREFRDLDFKHNLEQKLKVISRAEELAKETNVNRAFRELQMLHKMWKEDIGPVAKEHRDVIWDKFSALTKTIHDNRQAHYSELEKDFEKNLEKKNEIIAQIAEIANDEVKSHGSVQKKIKKVEALREAFFKAGKVPREKNQDTWDRFKKTVRQFNRNKNAFYKNQKQEQYDNLEKKKELIKIAEDNKDSDDFKTVTPLMKKIQNDWKKIGHVPRKDSDKIWKQFKTACNHYFDNMHKERKAENAELFEAFDKKKEMLDQVKELKLEGSPEEKLKIIKDQIEAWKALGQVPHNKRFIEGKFNKALDDLFGDLDISRKKQEMLKYESRLQALEDANDDRSIEKESYFIRKKVDETTAEIAQLENNLGFFQHVPDDNPMVQDVHKNINKHKEELEMWKAKLKKLRQL; the protein is encoded by the coding sequence ATGTCTGACAAAGAACACACTCCAGAACACGAAGAGCAACAACAAAATGAGACTGCCTCAACTTCAAAAGAAGTTCCTACAGAACCTGCAGACCAACTTGTTGAAACGCCAGAAGACCAAAGTGATTTAGAAAAAAGCATTGTAGCAGAGCGCGAAGATAAGTCTGAAAAGAAAGATACTTCTGTAATCTCTGAGTCTGATGATGAAGATGAAACACCTCAACAAAACCCAACTACTGCCAAAGGCACAAACAAAGCGGTTAATGTAGAGGAAGCAAATGATACTGCACACGAAGATGCAATGGTCGAAGAGTCTGAGAAACCTTCAGAATCTAGCTCAACATCTAAAAATTCTGAGGATGATACAGATCATGAAGACGCAATGGTTGCCGAAGCTAGTTCTAAAACTCCAAGAGATGCCCAAGAAGAAGTAGATAATGCTGTAGCAGAAGATAGTGAAGATGAAAGCACTGGAGAACGTCATGATATTGAAAAGAAGAATTATGAAGAACTTTCTCAAGAAGATCTAGTTAAAGAGCTAGAAACACTCCTTAAAAACGAGAAAGTACAAGCAATAAAAGAGCACGTAGACGAGATTAGAACTGAGTTTAACAACAAGTTTGATGAAGAGTCTGAGCAGAAAAAAGAAGAGTTCTTAGAAGAAGGCGGTAACATTATAGACTTTCATTACGTAACGCCAATTAAAAAGAAATTTGATTCTGTTTATTTTGATTATCGTGAAAAGCGAAACAATCATTACAAACAACTTAAGCGTGATCTTACAGAAAACCTTAAGAAACGTGAGGCTATTATTGAAGAACTAAAGAATATGATTGGTGTTGGAAACGACATGCACTCAAACTTTAATGACTTTAAAAAATTACAGGAACGTTGGAGACAAGCTGGTCCTATACCTAGAGACAAGTACAACTTAGTTTGGAACAACTATCACCACCACGTAGAAAACTTTTACGATTTCCTTCATTTAGATCGTGAATTTAGAGACCTAGATTTTAAACACAATTTAGAGCAAAAGCTAAAAGTTATTTCTCGTGCAGAAGAGCTTGCAAAAGAAACAAATGTAAACAGAGCATTTAGAGAATTGCAAATGCTTCATAAAATGTGGAAAGAAGACATTGGTCCTGTAGCCAAAGAACATAGAGATGTAATTTGGGATAAGTTTAGCGCCTTAACTAAAACCATACATGATAACAGGCAAGCTCATTATTCTGAACTAGAAAAGGATTTTGAAAAAAACCTGGAGAAGAAAAATGAAATTATTGCTCAAATTGCAGAAATTGCAAATGATGAAGTAAAATCTCACGGTTCTGTTCAGAAAAAAATTAAAAAAGTAGAAGCTTTAAGAGAAGCTTTCTTTAAAGCAGGTAAAGTACCTAGAGAGAAAAATCAGGATACTTGGGATAGGTTTAAGAAAACTGTAAGACAATTTAACCGTAACAAAAACGCGTTTTACAAAAACCAAAAACAAGAGCAATATGATAATCTTGAAAAGAAAAAAGAACTTATAAAAATTGCTGAAGACAATAAGGATAGTGACGACTTTAAAACCGTTACACCTTTAATGAAGAAAATACAGAACGATTGGAAAAAAATAGGACACGTTCCTAGAAAAGATTCTGATAAGATCTGGAAGCAGTTTAAGACCGCTTGCAACCACTACTTTGATAATATGCACAAAGAAAGAAAAGCTGAAAATGCTGAGCTTTTTGAAGCATTTGATAAGAAGAAGGAAATGCTAGATCAAGTTAAAGAACTTAAACTAGAAGGCAGTCCAGAAGAAAAGCTGAAAATCATTAAAGATCAAATAGAGGCTTGGAAAGCTTTAGGCCAAGTGCCTCATAATAAACGATTTATTGAAGGTAAGTTTAATAAAGCTCTAGATGATTTATTTGGCGATTTAGATATAAGCCGTAAGAAACAAGAAATGCTCAAATACGAAAGTAGATTACAAGCATTAGAAGACGCAAATGATGATCGTAGTATTGAAAAAGAATCTTACTTTATAAGAAAGAAAGTAGATGAAACTACTGCAGAAATTGCTCAACTTGAAAACAACTTAGGCTTTTTCCAACACGTGCCAGATGACAATCCTATGGTTCAAGATGTTCATAAAAACATTAATAAGCACAAGGAAGAACTTGAAATGTGGAAAGCTAAACTTAAAAAGCTAAGACAGCTTTAA
- a CDS encoding shikimate dehydrogenase family protein translates to MKTRKFGLLGKDIDYSFSRGYFSEKFKAEDLNATYENFDFQNIELVTTILNPSAQISGINITIPYKESIIPYLDELQEDAVNIGAVNTVKFEDGKSIGHNTDFYGFTKALKPHLKAHHKKALILGTGGASKAIAYSLKKLGINYVFVSRNPDFNEMSYHNLDEDIVRDYTLIINCTPLGTHPNIQQKPQIPYEGISEKHIMFDLIYNPSETAFLKQGKSKGATIVNGLKMLEFQAEKSWEIWNS, encoded by the coding sequence ATGAAGACTCGTAAATTCGGATTATTAGGAAAAGATATAGACTACTCATTTTCAAGAGGCTATTTTTCTGAAAAATTTAAAGCTGAAGATTTAAATGCTACCTATGAAAATTTTGATTTTCAAAACATAGAATTGGTAACAACTATACTAAATCCTAGTGCTCAAATTTCTGGTATAAATATCACAATTCCCTATAAAGAAAGTATAATACCTTACTTAGATGAATTACAGGAAGATGCTGTAAACATTGGTGCTGTAAACACTGTTAAATTTGAAGACGGTAAAAGTATTGGCCATAACACAGACTTTTATGGTTTTACTAAAGCTTTAAAACCACACCTAAAAGCACACCATAAAAAGGCTTTAATACTAGGTACTGGCGGCGCATCAAAAGCTATTGCTTATAGCTTAAAAAAGCTAGGTATTAATTATGTTTTTGTGTCTAGAAATCCAGATTTTAATGAAATGAGCTATCATAATCTAGACGAAGATATTGTTAGAGATTATACATTAATTATTAACTGCACACCGTTAGGAACGCATCCTAATATTCAACAAAAACCTCAGATACCTTATGAGGGTATTTCAGAGAAACATATAATGTTCGATCTTATTTACAATCCTTCAGAAACAGCATTTCTTAAACAAGGAAAATCTAAAGGAGCAACGATAGTAAACGGACTTAAAATGCTAGAGTTCCAAGCAGAAAAATCTTGGGAAATTTGGAATAGCTAG
- a CDS encoding DUF368 domain-containing protein, whose product MHNKRSFTDQFFLVLKGLGMGAANKVPGVSGGIVAFVVGFYEEFIYTLQKFDKNAFKLFINGRFKSFHRYTNGSFMMPLLFGIIISYFSISILLDYLIKHYEILVWSGFFGMIIGSIYYIAKDYDDWSKKNIGFLLLGIITGVGISFLSPATENDNLLFVFFCGILGVSGMTLPGLSGSFILILIGNYVLLLVDSVNAINLTVADILQLDFSFVNMPERVHLLKIFFVFLAGSLVGLVSWAYILGFVLKSYKNETFAVIIGFITGSLGVVWPWKDKILKVGKDGQPLYDINNNPIIEGYQRYWPDFNAGHTWLAVLFVLIGLGIVLALDWYGKLNAPTYEDS is encoded by the coding sequence ATGCATAACAAACGTAGCTTTACGGATCAATTTTTCCTAGTCTTAAAAGGCTTAGGAATGGGTGCGGCAAATAAAGTTCCTGGCGTCTCTGGTGGTATTGTTGCCTTTGTAGTAGGCTTTTACGAAGAGTTTATATATACGCTTCAAAAGTTTGATAAAAATGCATTTAAGCTTTTTATAAACGGAAGGTTTAAAAGTTTTCATAGATACACCAATGGTAGTTTTATGATGCCTCTATTATTTGGTATCATCATAAGTTATTTCAGCATTTCTATCTTATTAGATTATTTAATTAAGCACTATGAGATATTAGTTTGGTCAGGTTTTTTTGGAATGATAATAGGCTCAATTTATTACATTGCTAAAGACTATGATGACTGGTCTAAGAAGAACATAGGCTTTTTGCTTTTAGGCATAATTACAGGTGTTGGTATTTCCTTTTTAAGTCCAGCAACAGAAAATGACAACCTTCTTTTTGTATTCTTCTGTGGAATTTTAGGGGTTTCTGGTATGACATTACCTGGTCTTTCTGGCTCTTTCATCTTAATTTTAATTGGCAACTATGTCTTATTGCTGGTAGACTCTGTAAATGCTATAAACTTAACTGTCGCAGATATTTTACAGCTCGATTTTTCTTTTGTAAATATGCCAGAACGCGTGCATCTCCTCAAGATTTTCTTTGTTTTCCTCGCAGGTTCTTTAGTAGGGTTAGTGAGTTGGGCTTATATATTAGGATTCGTTTTAAAAAGCTATAAAAATGAAACCTTTGCTGTAATTATTGGGTTTATAACTGGATCTTTAGGTGTAGTCTGGCCTTGGAAAGACAAGATTCTTAAGGTAGGTAAAGATGGACAACCACTTTACGATATAAATAACAATCCTATTATTGAAGGCTACCAAAGATATTGGCCAGATTTTAACGCAGGACATACTTGGCTTGCTGTTTTATTTGTACTTATTGGCTTAGGTATTGTTCTCGCTTTAGATTGGTATGGAAAATTAAATGCTCCAACATATGAAGACTCGTAA
- a CDS encoding DUF368 domain-containing protein translates to MERNFKDYALISLKGIAMGAADVVPGVSGGTIAFISGIYEELVTTISGINLGLLKEWREFGFSSMWKKANGNFIIALFLGIAISVFTVMRLANYLLENHPILIWSFFFGLVIASIWFVGKQIPKWNAKIITALVLGAAVAFYITTLPPITGTQSPFFLFIAGAIAVCAMILPGISGAFILVLLGAYKTISEAIHDFDFKTIGIVAVGAVVGLLSFSRVLKWLFLKYKAVTLAVLTGFITGSLNKIWPWKEILETVTVGDKDMVIREQSVLPQHFDGDPQLIFALLLMVAGFLLILILERVATQQANA, encoded by the coding sequence ATGGAGCGCAATTTTAAAGACTATGCACTTATATCCTTAAAAGGAATTGCTATGGGTGCAGCAGATGTTGTACCTGGAGTTTCTGGTGGTACCATTGCTTTTATTTCTGGCATATATGAAGAATTGGTAACTACCATTAGTGGTATTAATTTAGGATTACTTAAAGAATGGCGAGAGTTTGGCTTCTCCTCTATGTGGAAAAAAGCAAACGGTAATTTTATAATTGCATTATTTTTAGGCATTGCCATTAGTGTATTTACAGTAATGCGTTTAGCAAATTATTTACTAGAAAATCACCCTATTTTAATTTGGTCATTTTTCTTTGGCTTAGTTATAGCAAGTATTTGGTTTGTAGGAAAGCAAATACCTAAATGGAATGCAAAAATAATTACAGCATTAGTATTGGGAGCAGCTGTTGCTTTTTACATTACAACCTTACCTCCTATTACAGGAACACAATCACCTTTTTTCTTATTTATTGCTGGTGCTATTGCAGTATGCGCTATGATATTACCAGGAATCTCTGGAGCTTTTATATTAGTGCTTTTAGGAGCGTACAAAACAATTAGTGAGGCTATACACGATTTCGATTTTAAGACTATAGGTATTGTTGCAGTTGGCGCAGTTGTAGGATTACTGTCTTTTTCAAGAGTCTTAAAGTGGTTATTCTTAAAATACAAAGCTGTCACACTTGCTGTGTTAACAGGTTTTATAACAGGTTCTTTAAATAAAATATGGCCTTGGAAAGAAATTCTGGAAACAGTAACTGTTGGAGATAAAGACATGGTTATTAGAGAGCAATCTGTCTTACCACAACATTTTGATGGCGACCCTCAACTTATATTTGCCTTACTCCTAATGGTTGCAGGATTTTTATTAATTCTTATCTTAGAGCGTGTAGCAACTCAACAAGCCAATGCATAA
- a CDS encoding tetratricopeptide repeat protein produces the protein MQLSHNEDHNFSLDKFESMLKTNDVLFFDADEFENIISHYLEMGKIGLAKRAIKLGLSQHPSSINLKLHKVEVLVFENKLDRANEILSELYLLEPTNEEIFIQKANIFSKQDNHKKAIEMLETALELTLDEADVYSLIGMEHLFMEDYENAKFSFMKCLEQDEEDYASLYNIVYCFDFLNQRKEAIDYLSMYLNTNPYCEVAWHQLGKQYFDDKDYEKALTAYDFAIISDDTFIGAYLEKGKVLEKLKRYNEAIENYRITLELDDPTAFAYLRIGRCFEKLGADDLALQHFTKCVHEDPLLDKGWIALTDQYLKKLDYQKALYFINKAIDIDEDNVLYWKRYAKINNRLKFYEEAERGYRKSLELGNYELETWITRCDILINLGEYNVAINNLLQAEEFYPDTAEIEYRLSGLHFLLNEGEKGYFHLNNGLKIDPEYHIIIEELFPMVFQRKSVKDVIKIYIP, from the coding sequence ATGCAATTAAGCCATAATGAAGACCATAATTTCTCGCTCGATAAATTTGAATCAATGCTTAAGACCAATGATGTCTTATTCTTTGATGCAGATGAATTTGAGAACATTATAAGCCACTACCTGGAAATGGGTAAAATTGGCCTAGCTAAGCGTGCTATTAAGTTAGGGCTTAGCCAGCACCCATCATCAATAAATCTTAAGCTTCATAAAGTTGAAGTTTTAGTTTTTGAAAATAAGTTAGATCGCGCCAATGAAATTTTGAGCGAGTTGTACCTTTTAGAACCTACAAACGAAGAGATTTTCATTCAGAAAGCTAATATCTTCAGCAAACAAGACAATCATAAAAAAGCTATAGAAATGCTGGAAACAGCATTAGAGCTAACTTTAGATGAAGCCGATGTATATTCTTTAATAGGCATGGAACATCTCTTTATGGAAGATTATGAAAATGCCAAGTTTAGCTTTATGAAGTGTCTTGAGCAAGATGAAGAAGATTATGCATCGTTATATAATATTGTGTATTGTTTCGATTTTTTAAATCAACGTAAAGAAGCAATCGACTATCTAAGTATGTACCTAAACACCAACCCATATTGTGAGGTTGCGTGGCACCAGTTAGGAAAACAGTATTTTGATGATAAGGATTATGAAAAGGCATTAACTGCTTATGATTTTGCTATAATTAGTGACGATACTTTTATAGGCGCTTATCTTGAAAAAGGTAAAGTTTTAGAAAAACTTAAGCGTTATAATGAAGCTATAGAAAACTACAGAATTACTTTAGAGCTAGATGACCCAACTGCATTTGCATATCTTAGAATTGGTAGATGTTTTGAAAAACTAGGCGCAGATGATCTTGCCTTGCAACATTTTACTAAATGTGTACATGAAGATCCGTTATTAGACAAAGGCTGGATTGCTTTAACAGACCAATATCTTAAAAAGTTAGACTATCAAAAAGCACTTTATTTTATAAATAAAGCTATAGATATAGACGAAGACAATGTTCTTTACTGGAAGCGTTATGCTAAAATAAACAACCGTCTAAAATTTTATGAAGAAGCAGAGCGTGGTTACAGAAAATCTTTAGAGCTTGGAAACTATGAGCTAGAAACTTGGATTACACGTTGTGACATACTTATAAATCTTGGTGAATATAATGTAGCTATTAATAATCTATTACAAGCTGAAGAGTTTTATCCGGATACAGCAGAAATTGAATACAGATTATCTGGATTACATTTCTTGTTAAATGAAGGTGAAAAAGGTTATTTTCATTTAAATAACGGCCTTAAGATAGACCCAGAATACCATATTATAATTGAAGAATTATTCCCAATGGTTTTTCAGCGAAAATCTGTAAAAGACGTTATTAAGATTTATATCCCTTAG
- a CDS encoding aspartate aminotransferase family protein: MKDDFITYQAQTTPHPLALEVSYAEGSYIYDTNNKAYLDFVAGVSACSLGHRHPRVINAIKAQLEKYLHVMVYGEYAQEPAVKLSKLLAKNLPKSLNKTYLVNSGTEAIEGALKLARRATGRTEIIAAHKAYHGNTMGSLSLMDIEERTAPFKPLIEDVNFIEFNNEEHLSKISDKTACVILETIQGGAGFILPKNDYLKKVKDRCKTVGALLILDEIQPGFGRTGTLFGFQNFNVVPDIVVMGKGMGGGLPIGAFTASNSLMDLLSDNPKLGHITTFGGNPVIAASALATLQEITETNLMQEALKKEKLFRKLLKHPLISEIRGSGLMLAPILPSAEIASEVILACQEKGLILFWLLFENKALRISPPLTISEEEIKKGCGIIIDILNSVKSNNKSC, translated from the coding sequence ATGAAAGATGATTTCATTACTTACCAAGCACAAACCACTCCGCATCCTTTAGCATTAGAAGTTAGCTATGCAGAAGGATCTTACATTTATGACACCAACAATAAAGCCTATTTAGATTTTGTTGCTGGAGTTTCTGCCTGCAGTTTAGGCCATAGGCATCCACGAGTTATTAATGCAATTAAAGCACAACTAGAAAAGTATTTACATGTTATGGTTTATGGGGAATATGCTCAAGAACCTGCAGTAAAACTATCTAAACTCCTGGCTAAAAACTTACCAAAATCATTAAATAAAACTTACTTGGTAAACTCAGGCACAGAAGCTATTGAGGGCGCATTAAAACTAGCTAGAAGAGCTACAGGAAGAACAGAAATTATCGCTGCACATAAAGCATACCATGGTAATACAATGGGTTCTTTAAGTTTAATGGATATTGAAGAGCGCACTGCTCCATTTAAACCTTTAATTGAAGATGTGAATTTTATTGAATTTAATAACGAGGAACATCTTTCAAAAATTAGTGATAAAACGGCGTGTGTTATATTAGAGACCATACAAGGCGGTGCTGGATTTATTCTTCCGAAAAACGATTATTTAAAAAAAGTAAAAGATCGCTGTAAAACAGTTGGCGCACTTTTAATTCTAGATGAAATTCAACCAGGATTTGGTCGTACCGGAACTCTTTTTGGCTTTCAGAATTTTAATGTCGTACCAGATATTGTAGTAATGGGAAAAGGTATGGGTGGCGGCCTACCTATTGGGGCATTTACCGCATCAAACTCATTAATGGATTTACTAAGTGACAACCCTAAATTAGGTCATATTACAACATTTGGTGGTAATCCTGTTATTGCGGCTTCTGCACTTGCAACCTTGCAGGAAATTACAGAAACAAACCTTATGCAAGAAGCTTTAAAGAAGGAAAAACTCTTCAGAAAGCTATTAAAACACCCATTAATTTCAGAAATAAGAGGCTCTGGATTAATGTTAGCACCAATATTACCATCTGCTGAAATAGCTTCAGAAGTCATCTTGGCGTGTCAGGAAAAAGGACTTATTTTGTTTTGGTTACTATTTGAAAATAAGGCACTTAGAATATCTCCGCCACTTACAATTTCAGAAGAAGAAATCAAGAAAGGCTGTGGCATTATTATTGACATTCTAAATAGTGTAAAGTCTAATAATAAATCTTGTTAA